One window from the genome of Podospora pseudocomata strain CBS 415.72m chromosome 6, whole genome shotgun sequence encodes:
- a CDS encoding hypothetical protein (COG:I; EggNog:ENOG503NV5P), whose translation MTPTVFWIGLGNMGRGMAKNLVLKGPLDNQPLLVHNRTKQRSLDLASQLPPGKVTILDSISSGILQADIIFLILSKDSVVESAISEILTHDLTGKLIIDCSTIHPTTTTRIANSITSRGAQFLAAPVFGAPAMADAGQLIGVLAGPSASVDRARPYFKGVIARAEIDMSDEPYGKALTLKLIGNTFVFNMVEQLAEGLVLAEKSGLGTKYLHQWVEQMFPGPYAAYSTRMLSGDYHTREEPLFAVDLARKDAGHALKLAEEAGVRMRNLEVADEHLKEVKEYAGEKGDIAGIYGAVRREGGLDYENS comes from the exons ATGACCCCAACAGTCTTCTGGATCGGCCTAGGAAACATGGGCCGA GGCATGGCCAAAAACCTCGTTCTCAAAGGCCCCCTagacaaccaacccctcctggTCCACAACCGCACCAAACAACGCTCCCTCGACCTCGcctcccaactcccccccgGCAAAGTCACCATCCTCGactccatctcctccggcATCCTCCAAGCagacatcatcttcctcatcctctccaaagACTCGGTCGTCGAATCCGCCATCTCCGAAATCCTAACCCACGACCTCACCGGCAAGCTCATAATCGACTGCTCAACaatccaccccaccaccacaacccgcATCGCCaactccatcacctcccGCGGCGCCCAGttcctcgccgcccccgTCTTCGGCGCCCCAGCCATGGCCGACGCGGGACAGCTCATCGGCGTTCTTGCCGGCCCTTCCGCCTCAGTTGACCGTGCCCGCCCTTACTTCAAGGGCGTGATAGCCAGAGCAGAAATCGACATGTCTGACGAGCCGTACGGGAAAGCCCTTACTCTAAAACTGATCGGGAATACTTTTGTCTTCAATATGGTGGAGCAACTTGCCGAGGGGCTTGTTCTTGCTGAAAAGTCTGGTTTGGGGACCAAGTATCTGCATCAGTGGGTGGAACAAATGTTTCCGGGGCCGTATGCGGCGTATTCGACAAGGATGCTGAGCGGGGATTACCATACGAGGGAGGAACCGCTTTTTGCGGTTGATTTGGCTAGGAAGGACGCGGGGCACGCGTTgaagctggcggaggaggcgggggtgaggatgaggaattTGGAGGTGGCGGATGAGCATTTaaaggaggtgaaggagtatgctggggagaagggggataTTGCGGGGATTTATGGGgctgtgaggagggagggggggttggattaTGAGAATTCGTGA
- the ARG2 gene encoding Amino-acid acetyltransferase, mitochondrial (BUSCO:EOG09261BP0; COG:E; EggNog:ENOG503NUKB) — MPLVAAMLTRSNGAWKKATSVVQASICRDQQRPNHTTITSVTSVSQRRHFSSAENGAKPSRSHPSAAEAKQKRESDREFLISVLESSATKRDAKAYLQTYGSSKAKAVPKESPAFTALVSDKPIPEAKDVSFFVQGSVPVESLEADEVPRVAIVKLREPQTWDDTLLGGVAKTLTRLRDLGLRSVIVLECSAEKSSILDWKDVVTQQTDRLQKAIQKYGTPGAELVDGGIWKRSTTPPSASSLGHTKLSVGFGEAFTAPLRHGHILVVPSRAVVEETLEHTAADANEVIFALAKYFAGLQVNAGQNQTRTAVVDRVIIIDPFGGIPARNLGDGARVFINLEEQFNSIKATLSAAEPQDNGSPIPGISGNPKASHIENLELVKNILAILPSTASAIITSPIEAANLQSNPAYDIRRDAEEAMAGEVKTRRWQNPIIHNLLTDRPIYSASLPIGRIKSTTNGTYQRSSRMPTTTLAKKGLPVTIFPDTRTRSWQPPKPGTPRLKLTDTCVDLPRLIHLINDSFDRKLDAEHYLNRVQDSLAGIIIAGEYEGGAILTWERPFGLDEETAYNSGRLVPYLDKFAVLKKSQGAGGVADIVFNAMVRDCFPNGVCWRSRKDNPVNKWYFERSRGVRKLPGSNWAMFWTTPEAAVKDQVMEDYEDVCRGVVPSWADSKAAD, encoded by the exons ATGCCACTGGTCGCAGCTATGCTCACGAGAAGCAACGGTGCGTGGAAGAAGGCGACCTCGGTAGTTCAG GCCTCAATCTGTCGCGACCAGCAACGGCCAAATCACACCACCATAACGTCAGTGACATCAGTGTCTCAGCGACGTCACTTCTCCTCGGCTGAGAATGGCGCAAAGCCCAGCCGAAGCCACCCTTCTGCTGCCGAAGCAAAGCAGAAGAGAGAGTCAGACAGGGAGTTTTTGATTTCAGTACTGGAGTCGTCGGCGACCAAGCGGGATGCAAAGGCATACCTTCAGACCTATGGGTCATCGAAAGCCAAAGCGGTGCCAAAGGAATCACCAGCTTTTACCGCCCTTGTGAGCGACAAACCAATCCCAGAAGCCAAGGATGTGTCATTTTTCGTCCAAGGCTCCGTTCCAGTGGAATCTCTAGAGGCCGATGAAGTACCACGTGTGGCGATTGTGAAGCTTCGCGAGCCTCAGACGTGGGACGACACTTTACTGGGTGGCGTCGCTAAGACGCTCACCCGGCTGCGAGATCTGGGTCTTCGAAGTGTTATTGTTCTCGAATGCAGCGCAGAGAAAAGCTCAATTCTGGATTGGAAAGATGTGGTGACGCAACAAACAGACCGACTTCAGAAAGCCATTCAAAAGTATGGCACACCAGGCGCAGAACTTGTTGATGGAGGCATCTGGAAACGGAGTACAACTCCACCAAGCGCTTCGTCTCTTGGTCATACTAAGCTCTCcgttggttttggggaggcATTCACCGCGCCGCTCAGGCATGGCCATATCCTAGTGGTCCCCTCTCGGGCAGTGGTCGAAGAGACTCTAGAGCACACGGCGGCTGACGCAAATGAAGTGATCTTTGCTTTGGCAAAATACTTTGCTGGACTTCAGGTCAATGCTGGCCAAAATCAAACCCGGACCGCGGTGGTAGACAGGGTGATCATCATCGACCCCTTTGGTGGAATTCCCGCTAGGAACCTGGGCGATGGCGCGCGGGTATTTATCAATCTCGAAGAGCAGTTCAACAGCATCAAGGCGACCCTGAGTGCAGCGGAACCACAAGATAACGGGAGCCCAATACCTGGTATCTCAGGCAACCCGAAAGCTTCACACATCGAAAACCTAGAGCTCGTCAAGAACATACTAGCAATCCTGCCCTCGACAGCTTCCGCGATCATAACCAGCCCAATCGAAGCCGCAAATCTACAGTCGAATCCAGCATATGATATCAGAAGagacgccgaggaggctATGGCAGGTGAAGTCAAAACACGAAGATGGCAGAATCCCATCATTCACAACCTTCTCACCGACCGGCCGATATACTCGGCGTCTCTACCCATCGGCCGGATCAAATCAACGACAAATGGTACATACCAAAGGTCATCCCGAATGCCCACCACAACCCTGGCGAAGAAAGGCCTCCCCGTTACCATCTTCCCCGACACCCGCACACGGTCCTGGCAACCACCTAAACCGGGCACCCCCCGCCTGAAACTAACAGATACGTGCGTCGACCTCCCCCGactcatccacctcatcaacgaCTCCTTCGACCGCAAGCTAGACGCAGAGCACTACCTCAACCGAGTCCAAGACTCCCTCGCAGGtatcatcatcgccggcgAGTACGAAGGCGGTGCGATTCTCACCTGGGAACGACCATTCGGGCTTGACGAGGAGACAGCGTACAACTCGGGTAGATTAGTGCCCTACCTGGATAAGTTTGCCGTGCTGAAGAAGAGTCAAGGGGCGGGAGGTGTGGCGGATATTGTGTTCAATGCCATGGTGAGGGATTGTTTCCCGAATGGGgtgtgctggaggagcaggaaggATAACCCGGTGAATAAGTGGTATTTTGAGAGGAGCAGGGGGGTGAGAAAGTTGCCCGGGAGTAACTGGGCGATGTTTTGGACGACGCCGGAGGCCGCGGTGAAGGATCAGGTCATGGAGGACTATGAGGATGTTTGTAGGGGGGTTGTGCCGAGTTGGGCTGATTCGAAGGCGGCGGATTGA
- a CDS encoding hypothetical protein (COG:S; EggNog:ENOG503Q4MC) codes for MDAFKGFQKSLTSLGGQITPFASRTFQYTKEQLGQAEDKTELPPDYIDLEKRVDALKAVHQKMLAVTSQYSNEAYDYPPNIKETFQDLGRTVSEKVTLLSSATSPAEAQAALTAPPSAKPQPKTFHHAIARASLASSQALHQQHTSSGEDPLATALEKYALAMERVGEARLAQDAQVQSRFLAGWNTTLNTNITFATRARKAVEKARLTLDAVKARVKGTTWKLGGAAPSGQHDEQELSPEAQEEIEKAEDEFVTQTEEAVGVMKNVVDTPEPLRNLAELLAAQIEFHKKAHEILSELAPVIDGLQVEQEASRASAYSFQ; via the exons ATGGACGCTTTCAAGGGTTTCCAGAAGAGTCTCAC CTCTTTGGGTGGTCAGATCACCCCCTTTGCCTCGCGCACCTTCCAGTACACCAAGGAGCAGCTGGGCCAGGCTGAGGACAAG ACCGAACTCCCACCCGACTACATCGACCTTGAGAAGCGCGTGGATGCGCTCAAGGCTGTCCACCAGAAGATGCTGGCTGTGAC CTCCCAATACTCCAACGAGGCCTACGACTACCCCCCTAATATCAAGGAGACCTTCCAGGACCTTGGTCGCACCGTCTCCGAGAAGGTTACTCTGTTGTCGAGCGCTACCTCTCCCGCCGAAGCCCAGGCTGCCCTGACCGCCCCTCCTTCGGCTAAGCCTCAACCCAAGACCTTCCATCATGCTATCGCCCGCGCTTCGTTGGCCAGCTCCCAGGCTCTCCACCAGCAACACACCTCCTCCGGTGAGGATCCTCTTGCTACTGCGCTCGAGAAGTATGCGCTCGCCATGGAGCGTGTTGGAGAGGCCCGCCTCGCCCAGGACGCCCAGGTTCAAAGCCGCTTCTTGGCTGGGTGGAACACCACCCtgaacaccaacatcaccttTGCGACCCGCGCCCGCAAGGCGGTCGAGAAGGCCAGGTTGACTTTGGATGCTGTCAAGGCCCGTGTCAAGGGCACCACCTGGAAGCTTGGTGGAGCTGCCCCTAGCGGCCAGCACGACGAGCAGGAGCTCAGCCCTGAGGCCCAAGAGGAAATTGAGAAGGCTGAGGATGAGTTTGTCACACAGaccgaggaggctgttggtgtCATGAAGAAC GTTGTCGATACCCCCGAACCCCTGCGCAACCTGGCCGAGCTCCTTGCTGCTCAGATTGAGTTCCACAAGAAGGCCCACGAGAT